The following are encoded in a window of Sphingobium sp. AP49 genomic DNA:
- a CDS encoding bifunctional 3-(3-hydroxy-phenyl)propionate/3-hydroxycinnamic acid hydroxylase, with product MFDVAIIGCGPVGAFAANLLGKAGVSVLVIEREANPYPLPRAVHLDHEMMRLFQSAGVIDRVAPDMRDTEGHLHVGADHGVIRYMGTVGRPRPFSWSNDYFFYQPELEDHLRDALDVYPNVELSLGTAFEALSQDDDGVTLTLRSDAGEEQVRARYVIACDGARSAVRKALDIGLDDLDFEEPWLVVDAEVDGPVRFPDLWGVPDAADLQKLSVMMCDPKRPATIVPGRGNHRRWEFMLLPGEDDQAMMQPDAVAALVEPYLSGVPHKVVRAATYRFHGLIAERWRLGGVFLAGDAAHQTPPFFGQGMCHGLRDAANLAWKLELVLAGKAPESLLDSYQPERDPHVRAVISAAVGAGRYICVLDPDAAAARDHQLREAAKGAQSGTAADLIPAIATGIVASGTAGAGERFIQPRVGDRLLDDVTGGGWRLFTRQPVVGGDVTVVDVAELGDDGHVSDWLDARGADAVLVRPDHYVFGTGKPADLIARRDALIAGNAQQEIAA from the coding sequence ATGTTCGACGTTGCGATCATCGGCTGCGGGCCGGTGGGGGCCTTTGCGGCCAATTTACTTGGGAAAGCGGGTGTCTCGGTCCTGGTGATCGAGCGCGAGGCCAACCCCTACCCCCTGCCCCGCGCGGTCCATCTGGACCATGAGATGATGCGCCTGTTCCAGTCGGCCGGCGTCATAGACCGGGTCGCGCCGGACATGCGCGATACCGAGGGCCATCTGCATGTCGGCGCCGATCATGGCGTGATCCGCTATATGGGCACGGTCGGCCGCCCCCGCCCCTTCAGCTGGTCCAACGACTATTTCTTCTACCAGCCCGAACTGGAAGACCATCTGCGCGACGCGCTGGACGTCTATCCCAATGTCGAGCTGTCGCTGGGCACCGCGTTCGAGGCGCTGTCGCAGGACGATGACGGCGTCACGCTGACGCTGCGATCGGACGCCGGCGAGGAACAGGTCCGCGCCCGCTATGTCATCGCCTGTGACGGCGCCCGCAGCGCGGTGCGCAAGGCGCTCGACATCGGCCTGGACGATCTGGATTTCGAGGAACCCTGGCTGGTGGTCGATGCCGAGGTCGACGGCCCCGTCCGCTTCCCCGACCTGTGGGGCGTGCCGGATGCTGCCGACCTGCAGAAATTGTCGGTGATGATGTGCGATCCCAAGCGCCCGGCCACCATCGTCCCGGGGCGCGGCAATCATCGCCGCTGGGAGTTCATGCTGCTGCCCGGCGAAGATGACCAGGCGATGATGCAGCCCGATGCCGTGGCCGCCCTTGTCGAGCCTTACCTCTCCGGGGTTCCGCACAAGGTCGTGCGCGCTGCGACCTATCGCTTTCATGGACTGATCGCCGAGCGGTGGCGGTTGGGCGGCGTCTTCCTGGCCGGCGATGCCGCGCACCAGACGCCGCCCTTTTTCGGCCAGGGCATGTGCCATGGCCTGCGCGATGCCGCGAACCTGGCCTGGAAGCTGGAACTGGTGCTGGCGGGCAAGGCGCCCGAGAGCCTGCTCGACAGCTATCAGCCCGAACGCGATCCCCATGTCCGTGCCGTCATCTCCGCCGCCGTGGGCGCGGGCCGCTATATCTGCGTGCTCGATCCCGACGCCGCCGCCGCACGCGATCATCAGCTGCGCGAAGCCGCCAAGGGCGCCCAGAGCGGCACCGCCGCCGACCTGATCCCCGCCATCGCCACAGGTATCGTCGCCAGCGGCACGGCGGGTGCGGGCGAACGTTTCATCCAGCCGCGCGTCGGCGACCGGCTGCTGGACGATGTGACCGGCGGCGGCTGGCGCCTGTTCACCCGCCAGCCGGTTGTCGGCGGCGACGTGACCGTCGTCGATGTCGCGGAGCTGGGCGATGATGGCCATGTCTCCGACTGGCTCGATGCGCGCGGCGCCGACGCCGTGCTGGTCCGCCCCGACCATTATGTCTTTGGTACCGGCAAACCCGCTGATCTCATCGCCCGGCGCGACGCGCTGATCGCCGGCAACGCCCAGCAGGAGATCGCGGCATGA
- a CDS encoding amidohydrolase family protein — translation MRQLIRNIAIFDGTGCAPFPGAVMIEGDRIADILRDEAAIDAAQADMVIDGRGATLMPGMVDAHTHLTWGSSVEKIYHQFILPPEELKVAAWRNARVLLDHGYTSLYSAGALGDQIEPELARAIAAGETPGPRLVPSTLERSPEGEEGVETGDVFNGRGPEAMRAFVAYCAAEGVKSLKLVISGEDALKPGSSQDILYTDAEMIAAGEAAKEAGLWIATHAYSPRAINLALEAGARILYHCSFADDATVDAMAAKKDAIFYAPGPGVSVAALEANPPPHINMASMKASAAERLELEKTLVPKLKARGVRVLPGGDYGFPFNPHGRNARDLEHFVTYYGFTPAEALHAATMLGGELMDQPVGQVKPGYLADLLLVEGDPTKDVRLLQDAANIKMIMLGGRMHKSPVPEPLTV, via the coding sequence GTGCGGCAGCTGATCCGCAATATTGCGATTTTCGACGGGACGGGCTGCGCGCCCTTCCCCGGCGCAGTCATGATCGAGGGCGATCGCATCGCCGACATTCTGCGCGACGAAGCCGCGATCGACGCGGCACAGGCCGACATGGTGATCGACGGCCGGGGCGCGACGCTGATGCCCGGCATGGTCGATGCTCATACCCATCTGACCTGGGGCAGCTCGGTCGAAAAAATCTATCACCAGTTCATCCTGCCGCCCGAGGAGCTGAAGGTCGCCGCCTGGCGCAACGCCCGCGTGTTGCTCGACCATGGCTATACCAGCCTCTATTCGGCCGGCGCGCTGGGCGACCAGATCGAACCGGAACTGGCCCGTGCAATCGCGGCAGGCGAAACCCCCGGTCCGCGGCTGGTGCCCTCCACGCTGGAGCGCAGCCCGGAGGGCGAGGAAGGGGTGGAGACCGGCGATGTGTTCAACGGGCGGGGACCTGAAGCGATGCGCGCCTTCGTCGCCTATTGCGCGGCGGAGGGCGTCAAGTCTCTGAAGCTGGTGATTTCGGGCGAGGATGCGCTCAAACCCGGATCGTCGCAGGACATCCTCTACACCGACGCGGAAATGATCGCGGCCGGCGAGGCGGCGAAGGAAGCCGGCCTGTGGATCGCCACCCATGCCTATAGCCCACGCGCCATCAATCTGGCGCTCGAAGCCGGCGCCCGCATCCTCTATCATTGCTCTTTCGCCGATGACGCGACGGTCGATGCCATGGCGGCCAAGAAGGACGCCATCTTCTACGCGCCCGGCCCCGGCGTATCGGTCGCCGCGCTGGAGGCCAATCCGCCGCCCCATATCAACATGGCGTCGATGAAGGCGAGCGCGGCCGAGCGGCTGGAACTGGAAAAGACGCTGGTGCCGAAATTGAAGGCGCGCGGCGTGCGCGTCCTGCCCGGCGGCGACTATGGCTTCCCCTTCAACCCCCATGGCCGCAACGCCCGCGACCTGGAGCATTTCGTCACTTATTATGGCTTCACCCCGGCCGAGGCGCTGCATGCCGCCACCATGCTGGGCGGCGAGCTGATGGATCAGCCCGTCGGCCAGGTGAAGCCGGGTTATCTCGCCGACCTGCTGCTGGTCGAGGGTGATCCGACCAAGGACGTCCGCCTGCTGCAGGATGCGGCCAATATCAAGATGATCATGCTGGGCGGGCGGATGCACAAATCCCCCGTGCCCGAGCCCCTGACGGTCTGA
- a CDS encoding ATP-binding cassette domain-containing protein, whose protein sequence is MNPIQIALDNAPGTRKRLIFATICAAIATLSGILLLALAGWFLTAAMLAGAAGPIAVQAFNYLIPSAAIRLLAIARTASRYGERLWSHNAALGAMGGLRAMLFAKLAVQDSRTAIDLSSGDAAARLTGDVDALEELIVRRPSRIAGLLAALAGGALAATAGWRCGLLLVALLALLPLLLRWIAPRITEEPAREAAEALGLLRARHVDYAAARPEIVAYGLGPQVMEDLQPLIARLDRARARLFIGEGIQAAVLATYVAFATMMVLLSAVGPAPIIALALLSCAGAVEAMAGLSRSAFRQASVTASLHRLTGIATLATPTMAASAPHMSASLRLGSMQLAPGDRVAIIGRSGSGKTLLAEGLAGLRAVIADAAVDGRPLATVPAALLQRQFALSPQDAPLLAGSIADNLRLARPGIDHAMMMDALAVSCLEDRIATLPGGLDFQLGEAGSNLSGGERKRLSLARALLAGRPWLLLDEPTEGLDAATEARMIERLRHWLDRTGTGLILISHRPAPLQLARHRIDVARIGAIPALPRGG, encoded by the coding sequence ATGAACCCCATCCAGATCGCGCTGGACAATGCCCCAGGCACGCGCAAGCGCCTGATATTCGCCACGATATGCGCAGCGATCGCGACGCTTTCCGGCATCCTACTGCTTGCCCTTGCAGGCTGGTTCCTGACCGCCGCGATGCTGGCGGGCGCAGCCGGGCCGATTGCGGTCCAGGCATTCAACTATCTGATCCCGAGTGCCGCGATCCGGCTGCTCGCCATTGCCCGAACGGCGTCGCGATACGGCGAGCGGCTCTGGTCCCATAATGCCGCACTCGGCGCCATGGGTGGCCTGCGCGCAATGCTGTTCGCCAAACTGGCGGTGCAGGACAGCCGGACGGCGATCGACCTGTCGAGCGGAGACGCCGCCGCGCGACTGACAGGCGATGTCGATGCACTGGAAGAACTGATCGTTCGCCGGCCTTCGCGAATAGCTGGCCTGTTGGCGGCGTTGGCCGGCGGTGCCCTGGCCGCGACGGCGGGATGGCGCTGCGGGCTGTTGCTGGTCGCGTTGCTGGCCCTGTTGCCCCTGTTATTGCGCTGGATCGCGCCCCGGATTACCGAAGAACCCGCGCGCGAAGCCGCCGAAGCCCTGGGCCTGTTGCGGGCGCGCCATGTCGACTATGCGGCGGCCCGGCCGGAGATTGTCGCCTATGGGCTTGGCCCGCAGGTCATGGAGGATTTGCAGCCGTTGATCGCGCGACTGGACCGCGCGCGCGCGCGCCTGTTCATCGGGGAAGGGATACAGGCCGCCGTCCTTGCCACCTATGTCGCTTTTGCCACGATGATGGTGCTGCTCAGCGCCGTCGGCCCTGCCCCGATCATTGCCCTGGCCCTGCTGTCATGCGCCGGTGCGGTCGAGGCGATGGCGGGCCTGTCCCGTTCGGCCTTCCGCCAGGCAAGCGTGACGGCGAGCCTTCACCGCCTGACCGGCATCGCCACGCTCGCAACGCCCACCATGGCGGCAAGCGCGCCGCACATGTCGGCTTCGCTCCGCCTGGGCTCGATGCAGTTGGCGCCCGGCGACCGGGTCGCCATCATCGGCAGGTCCGGATCCGGCAAGACATTGCTCGCCGAAGGGCTGGCCGGTCTGCGCGCCGTCATCGCCGACGCCGCTGTCGACGGCCGCCCGCTCGCTACCGTTCCAGCCGCCTTGCTCCAGCGGCAGTTCGCACTCTCCCCGCAGGATGCGCCGTTGCTGGCGGGCAGCATTGCCGACAATTTACGGCTCGCCCGCCCCGGCATCGACCATGCCATGATGATGGACGCCCTTGCCGTCAGTTGCCTTGAAGACCGGATCGCCACTCTGCCGGGCGGCCTCGATTTTCAACTGGGCGAGGCAGGCAGCAATCTTTCGGGGGGTGAACGCAAGCGATTGTCGCTCGCGCGTGCACTGCTGGCCGGACGCCCCTGGCTGTTGCTCGACGAACCGACGGAAGGGCTGGACGCCGCGACCGAAGCGCGCATGATCGAGCGCCTGCGGCACTGGCTCGATCGCACCGGCACCGGCCTGATCCTCATTTCCCATCGTCCGGCCCCGCTCCAGCTTGCGCGGCACCGGATTGATGTCGCACGGATAGGCGCCATTCCAGCCCTGCCGCGGGGTGGCTAG
- a CDS encoding universal stress protein: MPVQPTILIASDLSARSDRAFDRSVQLATQLNGALLLVHVLDKGHAEEASYAATRANAVIAKLTAGLSIPVEAQLADGRAPEVIASIAGDRRCDLIVVGPARHNGVGDFILGTAVDYLVRRANEPVLIVKDRPQGPYQRILVATDFSDCSLQALLAATRIFPDTRFDLVHIYDGGFPSRLDPAETLVFARSEAERESARFLARPELTHAQPFQVELIEGRAGEMLPMLIAERNIDLLVLGSHGNGGFIHALIGSRASELLEAAPCDVLMVRTAGK; the protein is encoded by the coding sequence GTGCCCGTTCAACCTACGATCCTTATCGCCAGCGATCTGAGCGCCCGCAGCGATCGGGCTTTCGATCGCTCGGTCCAGCTCGCCACCCAATTGAACGGCGCACTGCTGCTCGTCCATGTTCTGGACAAGGGGCATGCCGAGGAGGCGAGCTATGCCGCCACGCGGGCCAATGCGGTCATCGCGAAGCTGACCGCCGGGCTGTCCATCCCGGTCGAGGCCCAGCTCGCCGACGGCCGCGCGCCCGAAGTGATAGCCAGCATCGCCGGCGACCGGCGGTGCGACCTGATCGTCGTCGGCCCTGCCCGCCACAATGGGGTCGGCGACTTCATTCTTGGAACCGCCGTCGATTATCTCGTGCGGCGTGCGAACGAACCAGTCCTGATCGTCAAGGATCGCCCCCAAGGCCCCTACCAACGCATCCTGGTGGCAACCGACTTCTCGGATTGTTCGCTGCAGGCGCTATTGGCCGCGACCCGGATTTTTCCCGATACCCGGTTCGATCTGGTTCATATCTATGACGGCGGCTTCCCGTCCCGCCTCGATCCGGCAGAGACTCTTGTTTTCGCCCGGTCCGAGGCTGAACGTGAAAGTGCACGCTTCCTTGCCCGCCCCGAACTCACCCATGCCCAGCCGTTCCAGGTCGAACTGATCGAGGGACGCGCGGGCGAAATGCTGCCCATGCTCATCGCCGAACGGAACATCGACCTGCTCGTGCTGGGGTCCCACGGCAATGGTGGGTTCATCCATGCGCTGATCGGCAGCCGGGCATCGGAACTGCTGGAGGCCGCGCCCTGCGACGTACTGATGGTCCGCACCGCCGGGAAATGA
- a CDS encoding heme-binding protein: MTLSLAQARAIIDAALAKARADGAQPLAVIILDAGAHPVAFVREDGASLFRFDIAKAKATGALGMGADTRVLATRAASNPVFFQSIAAATGQMAFSPGGVLIRDADGALVGAVGISGDTGECDEACAIAGIDAAGLFHGDRK, encoded by the coding sequence ATGACTCTCTCGCTCGCGCAGGCCCGTGCCATCATCGACGCCGCGCTTGCCAAGGCACGCGCCGATGGCGCCCAGCCGCTGGCGGTCATCATATTGGATGCCGGTGCCCATCCGGTCGCCTTTGTGCGCGAGGATGGCGCCAGCCTGTTCCGGTTCGACATCGCGAAGGCTAAAGCCACCGGAGCGCTGGGAATGGGCGCGGATACGCGGGTGCTGGCCACCCGTGCCGCGTCCAACCCTGTCTTTTTCCAGAGCATCGCGGCGGCCACCGGCCAGATGGCCTTTTCGCCGGGCGGGGTGCTGATCCGCGATGCAGACGGTGCGCTGGTCGGCGCGGTCGGCATCAGCGGCGACACCGGCGAGTGCGACGAGGCCTGCGCCATCGCCGGCATTGACGCTGCCGGACTTTTCCACGGAGACAGAAAATGA
- a CDS encoding LysR family transcriptional regulator yields the protein MIDPRALRTFLAVCRANSISGGARLLNISQPSVSNAIAQLEQSVGAALFARSRSGISLTPEGEVLLRRAEAVDSLISGAEEELRLARAGVTGPLRVGGTPGALVSLLPDAVRRLEDKMGHFALHAVERPDHDLADMLHRGEIELAFVTTGLEEPPEGIEEITFAQDPFALVVGRRNDHLPAEVSLRDMMARRWVLPEARGAFRRQIDALFMAAGVPVPQDVIRCDSLLTTKAMVRNSSRLTILPMKVAAAELSIGVLRAIAIREATFQRSIGIRKLKDARLSRLGEALLDIMIHSSKL from the coding sequence GTGATCGATCCCCGTGCGCTGCGCACCTTCCTCGCCGTATGCCGTGCCAATTCGATCAGCGGCGGCGCCCGGCTGCTCAACATCTCCCAGCCATCGGTATCCAATGCGATCGCGCAACTGGAACAGTCGGTCGGCGCGGCGCTGTTCGCGCGGTCGCGCAGCGGCATCAGCCTGACGCCGGAGGGCGAGGTGCTGCTGCGCCGGGCAGAGGCGGTAGACAGCCTGATCAGCGGCGCGGAGGAAGAGCTCCGGCTGGCCCGCGCGGGCGTGACCGGCCCGCTGCGGGTGGGTGGCACGCCGGGCGCCCTCGTCAGCCTGCTGCCCGATGCAGTGCGGCGGCTGGAGGACAAGATGGGGCATTTCGCGCTGCATGCCGTCGAGCGCCCCGACCATGACCTGGCCGACATGCTGCACCGGGGCGAGATCGAGCTGGCGTTCGTCACCACGGGGCTGGAGGAGCCGCCCGAGGGGATCGAGGAAATCACCTTCGCGCAGGATCCCTTCGCGCTGGTGGTCGGGCGCCGCAACGACCATCTGCCGGCCGAGGTGTCGCTGCGCGACATGATGGCCAGGCGCTGGGTGCTGCCGGAGGCCCGCGGCGCCTTTCGCCGGCAGATCGATGCGCTGTTCATGGCGGCGGGCGTGCCGGTGCCGCAGGATGTGATCCGGTGCGATTCGCTGCTGACGACCAAGGCGATGGTGCGGAACAGCAGCCGGCTGACCATCTTGCCGATGAAGGTGGCGGCGGCCGAATTGTCGATCGGCGTGCTGCGCGCGATCGCCATCCGCGAAGCGACCTTCCAGCGCAGCATCGGCATCCGCAAGCTGAAGGATGCGCGCCTGTCGCGGCTGGGCGAGGCCCTGCTCGACATCATGATCCATAGCTCCAAGCTATGA